A single genomic interval of Gopherus evgoodei ecotype Sinaloan lineage chromosome 11, rGopEvg1_v1.p, whole genome shotgun sequence harbors:
- the GBX2 gene encoding homeobox protein GBX-2: MSAAFQPSLMMMQRPLGSSTAFSIDSLIGSPPQPSPGHFVYTGYPMFMPYRPVVLPPPPPPPPTLPQASLQPALPPSHPHHQIPSLPTGFCSSLAQGMALTSTLMATLPSSFSASPQHQEAARKFAPQALQGNFDKGEGIQQETEEGKSFLSKERSLLSFAAAEAVQASLGAVRPQAKDDSKAEDDSKGKEESFSMDSDLDYSSDDNITSQAAHKEEDSGNALEENTQSTNNSNTTTSTGKNRRRRTAFTSEQLLELEKEFHCKKYLSLTERSQIAHALKLSEVQVKIWFQNRRAKWKRVKAGNANSKTGEPSRNPKIVVPIPVHVSRFAIRSQHQQLEQARP; this comes from the exons ATGAGTGCAGCTTTCCAGCCCTCCCTCATGATGATGCAGCGCCCCTTGGGAAGCAGCACGGCCTTCAGCATAGACTCGCTCATaggcagccccccccagcccagcccgggcCACTTCGTCTACACCGGCTACCCCATGTTCATGCCCTACCGGCCGGTGGTCCTGCCCccgccgcccccgcccccgccgacCCTCCCGCAAGCCTcgctgcagccagccctgccgcCCTCTCACCCCCACCACCAAATCCCCAGCCTGCCCACCGGCttctgctccagcctggcccaAGGGATGGCTCTCACCTCCACGCTCATGGCCACGCTGCCCAGCAGCTTCTCCGCTTCCCCGCAGCACCAGGAGGCGGCCCGGAAGTTTGCCCCCCAAGCTCTCCAGGGCAACTTCGACAAAGGCGAAGGGATCCAGCAGGAGACCGAAGAGGGGAAATCCTTCCTGAGCAAGGAGAGATCCCTGCTGTCCTTCGCCGCCGCAGAAGCCGTGCAGGCGTCCCTGG GGGCTGTCCGGCCTCAGGCCAAAGATGATTCCAAAGCGGAAGACGACTCCAAAGGCAAAGAGGAAAGTTTCTCGATGGACAGCGACCTAGACTATAGCTCTGATGACAACATCACAAGCCAAGCCGCCCATAAAGAAGAGGACTCTGGCAACGCACTAGAAGAAAACACTCAGAGCACAAATAACTCCAACACCACCACGTCCACTGGCAAAAACAGGCGGAGGAGAACAGCCTTTACCAGCGAGCAGCTGCTTGAGTTGGAAAAGGAATTTCATTGCAAAAAGTACCTGTCTCTGACAGAGAGATCTCAGATCGCTCATGCCCTCAAACTCAGTGAAGTGCAGGTCAAAATCTGGTTCCAGAACAGAAGAGCCAAGTGGAAAAGGGTGAAAGCCGGCAATGCCAACTCGAAGACAGGAGAGCCCTCCAGAAACCCCAAGATCGTGGTACCCATCCCTGTCCATGTCAGCAGATTTGCCATCAGAAGTCAGCACCAGCAGCTGGAGCAAGCCAGACCCTGA